The Oscillatoria salina IIICB1 genome includes a window with the following:
- a CDS encoding sigma 54-interacting transcriptional regulator: MSLTNLVTWLRERTAFSVLSEEVIEAIAQVMSEKIVSADEILVKEDTPVKNLYILAKGKLESDRTSQTSNAWAISWLPGAIIHLQELLFNQPVQRTIFSRSECRLWVIPGAKFQELSEKYPEIIQKFAPELAKELAQLSSQLSYEQDRQVILRPYLVTKARRGIVGKSRYAVRLRQKIKQASGDRQSVLIFGEPGLGKDNIAALIHFGSPYRREPIIKLDCSKIQASGAELFGRVGGKPGLIAALDRGTLVLNNIQELDKELLSPIAELLKTKTYKPVSRSGENVKPIESQARIIMISEKKIPEIDPHAERLLKVPPLRVRKSDIADQMAYYLSLISRAKGIKKPRITPEAVRQLQAYDFPNNLSELENLIQRAIVQAAGAKELTEEIVWPSQSKKKQFRVNLLNNYPRLRHFLRSPWWPDRLNYGFTLTAFAIVVALLFLGPQTRDKNFALNLFWAWWWPLVLIGFPFVGRLWCAICPFMIYGEITQKLSLWLVPRQLKKWPRQTAEKWGGWFLFGLFSLILLWEELWDLENTAYLSACLLLLITAGAMIFSAIFERRFWCRYLCPIGGMNGMFAKLSMTELRAQQGTCSAECTTYQCYKGGPQKGEGMATNGCPLYSHPAQLQDNRDCVLCMTCLKACPHRSVEFNLRPPGIELWTSHQPRSYEVALLLLLLDAVFLHRLPEIQSQLGLSLDLSNFWTHFGVAIAALSLPAIFPMLVHLVMKGYYQLTNKIKPKRFLELAYGYLPLVLAANLAHYLKLGLGEGGRILPVSFATFGLNGESLPVLVAHPAVVAFLQGTTLIAGVITSMWVTQRIARQSFKLLLPQYLGIVVLAATFWQIIVGW; the protein is encoded by the coding sequence ATGAGCTTAACAAATTTAGTAACCTGGCTGCGAGAGAGAACAGCATTTAGCGTACTCAGCGAAGAAGTTATCGAAGCGATCGCGCAAGTCATGTCCGAAAAAATCGTCTCAGCCGATGAAATTCTCGTCAAAGAAGATACCCCAGTCAAGAATTTGTATATTTTAGCAAAAGGAAAGCTAGAGAGCGATCGCACCAGCCAAACCAGTAACGCTTGGGCGATTAGTTGGCTTCCCGGAGCAATTATCCACCTGCAAGAACTACTTTTCAACCAACCAGTCCAAAGAACAATCTTCAGCCGCAGTGAATGTCGGTTGTGGGTAATCCCTGGCGCGAAATTTCAGGAATTAAGTGAAAAATATCCCGAAATCATCCAAAAATTCGCACCTGAATTAGCCAAAGAACTAGCTCAATTATCATCTCAATTAAGCTACGAACAAGACCGTCAGGTGATTTTGCGACCCTACTTAGTCACCAAAGCCAGACGGGGAATTGTTGGCAAAAGTCGCTATGCGGTACGATTACGCCAAAAAATCAAACAAGCGTCCGGCGATCGCCAATCGGTGCTAATTTTCGGCGAACCAGGATTAGGAAAAGACAACATCGCCGCCTTAATTCACTTTGGTTCCCCTTATCGACGCGAACCAATAATTAAACTTGATTGCAGTAAAATTCAAGCTAGCGGCGCAGAATTATTCGGTCGTGTCGGCGGAAAACCTGGTTTAATTGCTGCTTTAGATCGAGGAACTTTAGTCTTAAATAACATTCAAGAATTAGACAAAGAATTACTTTCTCCCATAGCCGAATTACTCAAAACTAAGACTTACAAACCAGTCAGTCGTTCTGGGGAAAACGTTAAACCTATTGAAAGTCAAGCGAGAATTATTATGATTTCTGAGAAAAAGATTCCAGAAATCGATCCCCACGCCGAACGATTACTTAAAGTTCCGCCCTTGCGAGTGCGCAAAAGCGACATTGCCGACCAAATGGCTTATTATTTGAGTCTAATTTCTCGTGCCAAAGGAATCAAAAAACCTCGGATTACACCAGAAGCCGTGAGACAATTACAAGCTTACGACTTTCCTAACAACCTTAGCGAATTAGAAAACTTAATTCAAAGAGCGATCGTCCAAGCAGCAGGCGCAAAAGAACTCACCGAAGAAATAGTTTGGCCCTCCCAAAGTAAGAAAAAACAATTCCGCGTCAACCTCTTAAATAACTATCCTCGTTTGCGTCACTTTCTGCGTAGCCCGTGGTGGCCCGATCGCCTCAACTATGGCTTTACTTTAACCGCTTTTGCGATCGTTGTTGCCCTACTTTTTCTCGGTCCCCAAACACGAGATAAAAACTTCGCCTTGAATTTATTTTGGGCTTGGTGGTGGCCCCTAGTTTTAATTGGTTTTCCTTTTGTTGGACGGCTATGGTGCGCCATTTGTCCCTTTATGATTTACGGCGAAATCACGCAAAAACTTTCTTTATGGTTGGTTCCCCGACAGTTGAAAAAGTGGCCTCGGCAAACCGCAGAAAAATGGGGAGGTTGGTTTTTATTCGGCTTATTCAGTTTAATTTTATTGTGGGAAGAATTGTGGGATTTAGAAAATACAGCTTATCTTTCCGCTTGCTTACTATTGTTAATTACTGCCGGGGCAATGATATTTTCCGCAATTTTTGAACGTCGTTTTTGGTGTCGCTACTTGTGTCCCATCGGCGGAATGAATGGAATGTTCGCTAAACTTTCGATGACTGAATTACGGGCGCAACAAGGAACTTGTTCGGCAGAATGTACTACTTATCAATGTTATAAAGGAGGGCCGCAAAAAGGCGAAGGAATGGCAACCAATGGCTGTCCTTTATATTCTCATCCTGCCCAATTACAAGATAACCGAGATTGTGTTTTGTGCATGACTTGTTTAAAAGCTTGTCCCCATCGTTCAGTTGAGTTTAATTTACGTCCGCCAGGAATAGAATTATGGACGAGTCATCAACCGCGCAGTTATGAAGTAGCCTTGTTATTATTGTTATTAGATGCAGTATTTTTGCACCGTTTACCAGAAATACAATCTCAACTTGGTTTAAGTTTAGATTTAAGTAATTTTTGGACGCATTTTGGAGTAGCAATAGCAGCTTTGAGTTTACCTGCAATTTTCCCGATGCTAGTTCATCTGGTGATGAAGGGATATTATCAATTAACTAACAAAATTAAACCAAAAAGGTTTCTTGAATTAGCTTACGGATATTTGCCTTTAGTTTTAGCAGCAAACTTAGCACATTATTTAAAGTTAGGTTTAGGCGAAGGTGGACGCATTTTACCAGTTAGTTTTGCTACCTTTGGTTTAAATGGTGAAAGTTTGCCAGTATTAGTGGCACATCCAGCCGTGGTTGCCTTTTTGCAAGGAACGACTTTAATTGCAGGAGTAATAACCTCAATGTGGGTAACGCAAAGAATTGCCCGTCAGTCATTTAAATTATTACTACCGCAGTATTTAGGTATCGTCGTTTTAGCAGCTACTTTTTGGCAAATTATTGTTGGTTGGTAA
- a CDS encoding acetate kinase has protein sequence MKILVLNAGSSSQKSCLYELEKKLPDSPLKPLWEAKIDWTKKSGFAVLKVENNREKSLEKELPGTEKEKAIAQMLDTLYQGETAVLSSLQEIDVVGHRVVHGGSRYRKATIVTPEVQATIKSLFPLAPEHNPINLEGIEAVEKVLPNVRQIVVFDTAFHAEIPLAAAVYPLPYEFFQQGIRRYGFHGISHQYCLQRTAQLLGKEAKYLSIITCHLGNGCSLAAIRDGVCVNTTMGYTPLEGLMMGSRSGSIDPGILIQLMRSGYNAEKLNRLLNKESGLKGLSGISGDVRQVSEAVKNGDEQAKLAFDVYLHRLQFYLGAMLSSLGRLDALVFTGGVGENKPEVRQAGCEGLSFLGVKLDSEKNQTSPKDTDIATADSPVKVLVINTQEDWAIAQECWHLCQD, from the coding sequence ATGAAAATTTTAGTATTGAATGCTGGCTCTAGCAGTCAAAAAAGTTGCCTTTATGAGTTAGAAAAAAAACTGCCTGACTCACCACTAAAACCTCTCTGGGAGGCAAAAATTGACTGGACAAAAAAATCTGGTTTTGCTGTCTTAAAAGTAGAAAATAATCGGGAAAAGTCTTTAGAAAAAGAGTTACCAGGAACGGAAAAAGAAAAGGCGATCGCGCAAATGCTCGATACTCTCTATCAAGGCGAAACTGCCGTCCTCTCTAGTTTACAAGAAATTGACGTAGTAGGACACAGAGTTGTTCACGGTGGATCTCGCTACCGCAAAGCAACAATTGTTACTCCAGAAGTTCAAGCAACAATTAAATCTCTTTTCCCCCTCGCACCAGAACATAATCCGATTAATTTAGAAGGTATTGAAGCTGTCGAAAAAGTTTTACCAAATGTTCGTCAAATTGTTGTTTTTGATACAGCATTTCATGCAGAAATTCCTTTAGCCGCAGCAGTTTATCCACTTCCTTACGAATTTTTCCAGCAAGGAATTCGTCGCTATGGCTTTCATGGAATTAGCCATCAATATTGTTTACAACGCACAGCCCAATTATTAGGAAAAGAAGCCAAATATTTGTCAATTATTACCTGTCATTTGGGTAATGGTTGCTCTCTCGCAGCTATTCGAGATGGCGTTTGTGTCAATACCACAATGGGTTATACTCCTTTAGAAGGATTGATGATGGGTTCTCGTTCTGGTTCAATCGATCCAGGTATTTTAATTCAGTTAATGCGTTCGGGTTACAATGCAGAAAAGTTAAATCGCTTGTTGAATAAAGAGTCAGGATTAAAAGGACTTTCTGGTATTAGTGGTGATGTCAGACAAGTCAGCGAAGCCGTTAAAAATGGTGACGAACAAGCAAAATTAGCTTTTGATGTTTATCTCCATCGCTTACAATTTTATCTTGGCGCAATGTTGTCTTCTTTAGGGAGATTAGATGCTTTAGTATTTACTGGTGGTGTAGGAGAAAATAAACCCGAAGTGCGTCAAGCAGGCTGTGAAGGATTATCATTTTTAGGAGTAAAACTCGATTCCGAGAAAAATCAGACTTCACCTAAAGATACCGATATTGCGACTGCTGACTCTCCAGTAAAAGTTTTAGTAATTAATACTCAAGAAGATTGGGCGATCGCGCAAGAATGTTGGCATTTATGTCAAGATTAA